Proteins from a single region of Fodinibius sp. Rm-B-1B1-1:
- a CDS encoding Rne/Rng family ribonuclease: MKNQIIIHASGKQTRIALLENGELAQLFIESDENQRTVGNIYLAKVHKVMSGIRAAFIDMGTPKDAFLHFSDAGDHLKEYVQMLNGRDAIHKNVRNELKKTDFNQISNYEKQNWAGKILNPGQKLLVQIVKEPIGSKGPRISTDITVAGRFLVLIPMGDYVAVSRKINNYKERRRLKNVVSSMVPDGFGVIIRTVAKGKDEQAIEDDMRDVLKKWERILERLETANPPELLYKDLDMTESLVRDLFAKQYDRVLVDDPEMHKKIKSYVSQVAPQMLPNVELYKGREHIFDFMKVAKDVDSIFSPRVRMPSGGYLIFEQTEAMYVVDVNSGPYAAKEKQEDNSLKTNLEAAREVAKQLRLRDIGGIIVVDFIDLRNDKNRKKIYDELKKEFKKDPAKTNVIGMSDFGLVQITRQRIRPSVVNSVSKVCPTCGGSGSVVTKNTIIADLDAWLSKFRTTTDYRAVDIYINPYLKAYLEKGFLSIRRKWMWQYWLKITFVADDTISLNEYKATIAGSDIDITDVVMQEKDVDELIKNENSDLEDLDERPNRGDLDYYQKNNGSSSGRQKRDSRKPRPSQSGSKSKYYKSDS; the protein is encoded by the coding sequence ATGAAAAATCAAATCATTATTCACGCTTCGGGAAAGCAGACCCGGATAGCTCTGCTGGAAAATGGCGAACTGGCCCAACTTTTTATAGAATCTGATGAAAATCAGCGCACGGTAGGCAACATATACTTGGCTAAGGTTCATAAGGTGATGAGTGGCATTCGTGCTGCCTTCATCGATATGGGCACACCCAAAGATGCTTTTTTGCACTTTTCTGATGCCGGTGACCATCTGAAAGAATATGTTCAGATGCTTAACGGTCGTGATGCTATTCACAAAAATGTGCGCAATGAGTTAAAGAAAACCGACTTTAACCAGATCTCAAATTATGAGAAACAGAACTGGGCGGGAAAGATTCTTAATCCCGGTCAAAAGTTGTTGGTTCAGATTGTTAAGGAACCGATTGGCTCAAAAGGCCCGCGCATTTCTACGGATATTACGGTAGCCGGACGTTTTCTGGTGCTCATTCCCATGGGCGATTACGTAGCCGTATCACGTAAAATAAACAACTACAAAGAGCGTCGACGCTTGAAAAACGTGGTTAGTTCGATGGTCCCCGATGGCTTTGGAGTGATCATTCGCACGGTCGCTAAAGGGAAAGATGAGCAGGCTATTGAAGACGATATGCGGGATGTGCTCAAAAAATGGGAGCGCATCCTGGAACGACTCGAAACGGCTAATCCCCCCGAGTTGCTCTACAAAGATCTGGATATGACTGAAAGTTTGGTACGTGATCTTTTTGCCAAACAGTATGATCGCGTGCTGGTGGACGATCCTGAGATGCATAAGAAAATAAAATCGTATGTCAGCCAGGTGGCCCCTCAAATGCTTCCCAACGTGGAGCTTTACAAAGGACGTGAACACATCTTTGATTTTATGAAGGTTGCTAAAGATGTGGACTCTATTTTTAGTCCTCGCGTGCGTATGCCTTCCGGTGGATATCTTATTTTCGAGCAAACAGAAGCCATGTACGTGGTGGATGTGAACTCTGGTCCTTATGCAGCTAAAGAGAAGCAGGAAGACAACTCCCTGAAAACAAATCTTGAAGCAGCTCGTGAAGTAGCCAAGCAACTTCGGCTACGCGATATTGGTGGAATTATCGTTGTAGACTTTATTGATCTGCGCAATGATAAAAACCGCAAGAAGATTTACGACGAGCTTAAGAAGGAGTTCAAAAAAGATCCCGCCAAGACCAATGTTATTGGCATGAGCGACTTTGGACTTGTTCAAATCACACGGCAGCGTATCCGGCCAAGTGTTGTTAACTCGGTATCTAAAGTGTGCCCCACTTGTGGTGGATCGGGCAGCGTTGTTACCAAGAATACTATTATTGCCGATCTGGATGCGTGGCTTAGTAAGTTCCGCACTACAACCGACTACCGCGCCGTTGATATCTATATCAATCCATACTTAAAGGCTTATCTGGAAAAAGGCTTTTTAAGCATCCGACGAAAATGGATGTGGCAATATTGGCTAAAGATCACCTTTGTAGCGGATGATACAATCTCACTAAATGAGTACAAAGCTACGATTGCGGGCTCCGATATTGATATCACAGATGTGGTAATGCAAGAAAAAGACGTTGATGAGCTTATTAAAAATGAAAACTCTGATTTGGAAGACCTGGATGAACGCCCAAACAGAGGTGACTTGGATTATTATCAGAAAAATAATGGTTCTTCGAGCGGGCGACAAAAGCGCGATAGCCGAAAACCACGTCCCTCCCAATCGGGTTCCAAATCAAAGTATTACAAATCTGACTCCTGA
- the hslV gene encoding ATP-dependent protease subunit HslV — translation MSLPEIKATTVLGIIHNGEAALGGDGQATMENTVMKATVNKVRRLYEGKIAAGFAGSTADAFTLFEKYEEKLKQYNGNLKRAAVEMAKEWRQDKFLRKLEALLVVMNKDQALMISGQGDVIEPDDQILAIGSGGHFALAAARALKDNAPDLSAKEMVQKSLDIAADICIYTNHNLSILEIED, via the coding sequence ATGAGTTTACCTGAAATCAAAGCAACAACTGTATTAGGTATTATCCATAATGGTGAGGCTGCTCTTGGCGGCGACGGGCAGGCCACCATGGAGAATACTGTCATGAAAGCAACCGTTAATAAAGTGCGCCGATTGTATGAGGGCAAGATTGCCGCAGGTTTTGCGGGATCTACAGCCGATGCTTTTACCCTATTCGAGAAGTATGAAGAGAAACTAAAACAATACAATGGCAATTTGAAGCGTGCTGCTGTTGAGATGGCCAAAGAATGGCGCCAAGATAAATTTTTGCGAAAACTTGAGGCGCTGCTGGTCGTAATGAATAAAGACCAAGCCTTGATGATATCTGGTCAGGGCGATGTTATTGAACCTGATGATCAAATTTTAGCAATCGGCAGTGGCGGACATTTTGCACTGGCTGCAGCACGAGCACTTAAAGACAATGCTCCAGACTTATCAGCCAAAGAAATGGTCCAAAAGTCTCTCGATATCGCTGCTGATATTTGTATCTATACGAATCATAACTTGAGTATTTTAGAAATTGAAGATTGA
- the hslU gene encoding ATP-dependent protease ATPase subunit HslU translates to MSTLQKTVTQKNLTPQQVVAELNKYIVGQDDAKRSVAIALRNRWRRMNADEEIRDEILPNNILLIGPTGVGKTEIARRLAKLADAPFIKVEASKFTEVGYVGRDVESMIRDLTDIAINMVKTEMRDRVQEEAKEIVEERILDILIPPVKKNQGTDNSAPGFNSDDDDFSPQSATDQELNERTRKKFREKLRNGELDEREIEIEVQKSNRSPMMQVFGPQGGMEEMGINLQDMLGNLGGQKKTKRKVTIEEAREILLEEESEKLIDHESAVQEGLERVQKQGIIFIDEIDKVAESSGNSKSGGGGGPDVSRQGVQRDMLPIVEGSNVSTKHGMVKTDHMLFIGSGAFHVSKPSDLIPELQGRFPIRVELNSLTEQDFYDILTQPKNALTKQYQAMLEAEGVEVEFTEDALKEISAIATQVNERVENIGARRLHTILSSLLDELLFAIPDDINSGDITIDQDYVNKQLDDLVKDKDLSQYIL, encoded by the coding sequence ATGAGTACCCTACAAAAAACTGTTACACAAAAAAATCTTACACCGCAACAAGTCGTAGCGGAACTGAATAAATATATTGTTGGCCAGGATGATGCCAAGCGATCAGTGGCTATTGCCTTGCGCAACCGCTGGCGACGTATGAATGCTGACGAAGAAATCAGAGATGAAATCTTACCTAATAACATCCTACTGATTGGCCCTACGGGGGTTGGTAAAACGGAAATTGCCCGGCGTCTGGCCAAGCTTGCTGATGCTCCCTTTATCAAAGTAGAAGCCAGTAAATTTACCGAAGTAGGTTATGTGGGCCGCGATGTGGAATCAATGATTCGCGACCTGACTGATATCGCCATCAACATGGTGAAAACAGAGATGCGCGACCGGGTACAAGAAGAGGCCAAAGAGATCGTAGAAGAACGTATTTTAGATATCTTGATCCCTCCTGTTAAAAAGAACCAGGGAACCGACAATAGTGCTCCAGGCTTTAATTCTGATGACGACGATTTTAGCCCTCAAAGTGCTACCGACCAAGAACTGAATGAGCGTACTCGTAAAAAGTTTCGCGAAAAGCTCCGCAACGGAGAACTTGATGAGCGCGAAATTGAGATCGAAGTTCAAAAGTCAAACCGTTCGCCTATGATGCAGGTTTTTGGCCCCCAGGGCGGTATGGAAGAGATGGGTATTAACCTGCAGGATATGCTGGGTAACTTGGGCGGACAAAAGAAGACCAAGCGCAAGGTAACCATCGAAGAAGCCCGGGAAATTCTTTTAGAAGAAGAGTCTGAAAAACTTATTGATCACGAATCGGCCGTACAAGAAGGGCTTGAACGTGTTCAAAAACAAGGTATTATCTTTATTGACGAAATTGATAAAGTGGCCGAATCATCCGGTAATAGTAAAAGCGGTGGTGGCGGAGGTCCTGATGTAAGTCGTCAGGGCGTGCAGCGCGACATGCTCCCTATTGTGGAAGGTAGCAATGTATCCACCAAACACGGTATGGTCAAAACCGATCATATGTTGTTTATCGGTTCCGGGGCATTTCACGTTTCTAAGCCATCAGATCTTATTCCGGAACTGCAGGGACGTTTCCCCATTCGCGTAGAACTCAACTCACTAACCGAACAAGACTTCTACGATATACTTACACAACCTAAAAATGCGTTGACCAAGCAGTACCAAGCTATGCTGGAAGCGGAAGGCGTAGAAGTGGAATTTACGGAAGATGCTCTCAAAGAGATATCCGCTATCGCTACGCAAGTAAACGAAAGAGTGGAAAATATTGGCGCTCGACGCCTGCATACCATTCTTTCTTCCCTGTTAGATGAACTGTTATTTGCTATCCCTGATGATATTAACTCAGGTGATATCACCATCGATCAGGATTATGTGAACAAACAACTTGACGATCTTGTTAAGGACAAAGATTTAAGTCAATATATTCTGTAA
- a CDS encoding S41 family peptidase, translated as MSMKKFIIPNIATLIVLSSFWFAGVESVIPGDDTLQKNIKKYVQTQRRIIDNYVDEVDVTDLYQNSVKGLVKNLSDSTANLEDTPADTTFGDLKIDNLGESVDKFEQAYLFITNNYPDEDMTARTEDALESMFRGLDPHSVYIEPSLSDNIDDEFSGKFQGIGVQFNVIQDTITVITAIAGGPSDALGIRSGDRIIKIDGESAIGFTNEDVRNNLRGPKGSEVDVTIKRPNVQDPINFTIIRDDIPLYSLGASYMMDDSTTGYIKLDKFIQTTHEEFMDAMKELQDKGMERLILDLRGNPGGYLSQAVAIAEEFFPRGTKIVSTKSRHTRFTSAYFSRRDGIFKEKPLMILVDEGSASASEIVSGAVQDHDRGWIVGRRTFGKGLVQQQYELVDSSKIRVTISKYYTPSGRLIQKPYNKDGGESYAYEIYQRGVDAKGDVMEFVSNIPDSLKYTTDAGRSVYGGGGIVPDHIVQPDTAQSKIVANFMIRNRVGFEFVRDYLDENGNQFREKWENNFDQFNEEFEWTKEQMGEVFARLKEKNMVVTDTLSEPDFKSDTLFVPEGHFEEIEWMPRGLMKAELARQVWGLKKYYPVRNKLDETIDAAMNMWDEVAKLEEYAATHKPSQG; from the coding sequence ATGAGCATGAAAAAGTTTATCATCCCCAATATTGCAACTCTGATTGTACTATCGTCATTCTGGTTTGCCGGAGTCGAATCTGTTATTCCCGGTGACGATACCCTACAAAAAAACATCAAAAAATACGTCCAAACGCAGCGGCGTATCATCGACAATTATGTTGATGAAGTAGATGTGACAGATTTATACCAGAATAGCGTTAAGGGATTAGTGAAAAATCTATCTGACAGTACGGCTAACCTTGAGGATACTCCGGCCGACACTACGTTTGGAGATTTGAAAATCGATAATCTTGGTGAGTCGGTCGATAAATTTGAGCAGGCCTACCTGTTTATTACGAATAACTATCCAGATGAGGATATGACCGCGCGTACCGAAGATGCGCTTGAATCGATGTTTCGTGGGTTAGACCCTCATTCGGTTTATATTGAGCCATCACTCAGTGATAATATTGACGATGAGTTTTCGGGCAAATTTCAAGGTATTGGTGTACAATTTAATGTAATTCAAGATACCATTACGGTTATTACAGCTATCGCCGGGGGACCCAGTGATGCACTCGGTATCCGATCGGGCGACCGTATCATTAAAATTGATGGCGAAAGCGCTATTGGGTTTACTAATGAAGACGTCCGTAATAACTTGCGTGGTCCCAAAGGATCTGAGGTTGATGTAACGATCAAACGACCCAATGTTCAAGATCCCATTAACTTTACTATTATACGGGACGATATCCCCCTCTACTCTCTCGGAGCTTCGTACATGATGGATGATAGCACAACGGGCTACATTAAGCTCGACAAGTTTATACAGACGACTCACGAAGAGTTTATGGATGCGATGAAAGAGCTCCAGGATAAAGGCATGGAGCGACTTATCTTGGATCTTCGTGGCAATCCTGGTGGATACTTAAGTCAAGCCGTGGCCATTGCCGAGGAGTTCTTCCCACGAGGCACAAAAATTGTCTCCACCAAAAGTCGGCACACCCGATTCACCTCTGCATACTTTTCACGACGTGACGGCATCTTCAAAGAAAAACCGCTTATGATTCTTGTTGATGAAGGATCAGCATCAGCCAGTGAGATTGTCAGCGGTGCCGTTCAAGATCATGATCGAGGATGGATTGTTGGTCGACGAACATTCGGCAAAGGTCTTGTACAACAACAGTACGAACTGGTCGATTCCAGTAAAATTCGGGTCACAATTTCAAAATACTATACCCCATCAGGTCGGTTAATTCAAAAACCGTATAATAAAGATGGTGGTGAAAGCTACGCTTACGAAATTTATCAGCGTGGTGTTGACGCCAAAGGCGATGTTATGGAATTTGTTTCTAATATTCCGGATTCTCTTAAATACACCACCGACGCCGGACGTTCTGTTTATGGTGGAGGCGGAATTGTGCCCGATCATATTGTTCAACCTGACACTGCCCAATCTAAGATTGTAGCTAATTTTATGATCCGCAATCGGGTAGGGTTCGAATTTGTTCGAGATTACCTTGATGAGAACGGCAACCAGTTTAGAGAAAAATGGGAAAATAACTTTGACCAGTTTAATGAAGAGTTTGAATGGACTAAAGAACAGATGGGCGAAGTTTTTGCTCGACTGAAAGAAAAGAATATGGTCGTCACTGACACTCTTTCAGAACCTGATTTTAAATCTGATACGCTTTTTGTTCCCGAAGGTCATTTCGAAGAAATTGAATGGATGCCGAGAGGGCTTATGAAAGCAGAACTTGCACGTCAAGTTTGGGGACTCAAGAAATATTATCCCGTTCGAAATAAACTTGATGAAACCATTGATGCTGC